One region of Psychrobacter sp. DAB_AL43B genomic DNA includes:
- a CDS encoding ShlB/FhaC/HecB family hemolysin secretion/activation protein, with protein sequence MYTSIFGQNSAGHGWRFLSISVASILMSMAAQAITPEQYQEQRSEALKQQQLVNPNVTIDTNVFKPAPSASITPSASQGTDPASLPCFDINHIYLTGELSEKFTFALTPYTMGKSSLFGSCLSVNDINQLVTNVQNRIIEEGYVTTRVLVQNQNLKSGNLFLTLIPGRIDQITAVDIKASRPIYVDSRLNSGGNPANFAPAMPMQSGDLLNVRDIEQALENFKRVPTADADFSIAPSSRMSTPGYSDIQVKWQQDKRWRLSASVDDSGQESTGIYQGNVTLSLDNPTWHNDLLYLSYNHDLDGGNDKNDGSWGYNVGYVLPIDNTQLTLTHSGYNYDQTVAGANQDYVYSGESYNTEALVSHLVHRDNHSKTYLKAGGYAKQQNNFIDDTEVEVQRRKTSGYKAGIGYETIIGKTQWIGDVIYQRGTAAFNAISPPEALFNEGSARAGIIKTNIDVNQPIKLADKALNYHAAFKGQYATEALTPNERFSIGGRYSVRGFDGERSLSGDHGALLRQELSAYLGDKPHAVYAVYAGIDAGYVKLDNAAQDDLLLGNHLVGGVVGVKGYVTPIRTSYDLFAGYPLAQPDNFSDKEWVTGFSLGWQY encoded by the coding sequence ATGTATACAAGTATTTTTGGTCAGAATAGCGCAGGACATGGGTGGCGGTTTTTATCGATCAGTGTGGCAAGTATTTTGATGAGCATGGCCGCTCAGGCTATCACGCCTGAGCAATACCAAGAGCAGCGTAGTGAAGCCTTAAAGCAGCAACAGCTCGTTAATCCCAATGTTACGATCGATACCAATGTCTTTAAGCCTGCGCCTTCAGCCTCTATCACACCTTCTGCTTCTCAGGGTACTGACCCAGCCTCTCTTCCTTGTTTTGATATCAATCACATCTATCTAACGGGCGAGCTGAGCGAAAAGTTCACTTTTGCATTGACCCCTTATACAATGGGTAAGTCCTCCTTATTTGGCAGCTGTCTATCCGTCAATGACATCAATCAGCTGGTCACCAACGTTCAAAACCGTATTATTGAAGAAGGTTACGTGACTACTCGCGTCTTGGTACAAAACCAAAATCTAAAATCTGGCAATCTATTCCTCACCCTCATTCCGGGTCGTATTGATCAGATAACGGCGGTTGATATCAAAGCCAGTCGTCCTATTTATGTCGATAGCCGCCTCAATAGTGGGGGCAACCCTGCCAACTTTGCGCCTGCCATGCCAATGCAGTCCGGTGATTTATTAAACGTTCGTGATATAGAACAAGCGCTTGAGAACTTTAAGCGTGTCCCTACGGCCGATGCCGATTTCTCTATTGCCCCAAGTAGCCGTATGAGCACGCCGGGTTACAGTGATATCCAAGTCAAATGGCAGCAAGACAAGCGCTGGCGCTTATCTGCCTCTGTTGATGACTCAGGACAAGAGAGCACGGGTATCTATCAAGGTAACGTAACCCTTTCACTAGACAACCCAACTTGGCATAACGATTTGTTGTACCTCTCTTATAACCATGATCTTGATGGCGGTAATGACAAGAATGATGGCAGTTGGGGCTATAACGTTGGGTATGTATTGCCCATTGATAATACCCAACTGACCCTCACGCACAGCGGCTACAACTATGATCAGACGGTTGCCGGTGCCAATCAAGATTATGTCTATAGCGGTGAGTCTTATAACACGGAAGCATTAGTCAGCCATTTGGTTCACCGTGACAACCACAGTAAAACCTACCTAAAAGCGGGCGGTTATGCCAAGCAACAAAACAACTTCATCGACGATACTGAAGTTGAAGTACAGCGTCGCAAAACCTCAGGGTATAAAGCAGGTATTGGTTACGAGACCATCATTGGTAAAACCCAATGGATCGGCGATGTGATCTATCAGCGTGGTACGGCTGCCTTTAATGCCATCAGTCCGCCTGAAGCCTTATTTAATGAAGGCAGTGCGCGTGCCGGTATCATCAAAACCAACATTGATGTCAACCAACCTATTAAGCTTGCTGATAAAGCACTCAATTACCATGCAGCGTTTAAAGGGCAATATGCGACAGAGGCATTGACACCCAATGAGCGCTTTAGCATTGGTGGTCGCTATAGTGTACGCGGCTTTGATGGTGAGCGTAGCTTAAGTGGCGATCATGGTGCTTTACTAAGACAAGAGCTGAGTGCCTATCTAGGAGATAAGCCGCATGCCGTTTATGCCGTTTATGCCGGTATTGATGCTGGTTATGTCAAGCTCGACAATGCTGCGCAAGATGATCTGCTGCTTGGTAATCATCTGGTTGGCGGAGTCGTTGGCGTTAAAGGTTATGTGACGCCGATTAGAACCAGCTATGACTTATTTGCCGGTTACCCATTAGCACAGCCTGACAATTTTAGTGATAAAGAATGGGTAACGGGTTTTAGCTTGGGTTGGCAGTATTAA
- a CDS encoding tyrosine-type recombinase/integrase, whose product MNQRASGIEKREKNRSVNLEKSRKQAQRLVKKHVDFDLITQSEDQQEVFNIMWEKFDNELKKHKSFRNYRSYVHGYNEAIRYCQDYIEDHDINVGFPKYIVVSDRPKSFRTESWFIDGQKILRFYINWMDDLTNKKQLVLEDLMLSMIFHSAVLKAPVLQTILNSVIDGSLNIETIFGLPSISIIVDDTTYHTNTIIDSKAVHQARVFLSPLTARLIDLYHQQPKFDQKTTGAEVKDLYTSLRMRLSNSPTPLDMRLSNFLSGSIYVLEDYLGIDIPEHTWYLIIGEEHTYSLPRDNWQSIIYNISHHADMHYDLKPHTLNVSVTKIKKPNHSIAIEIAKLFKRKKDQKVSKTTFTADLEQLYQGLLSDSAPLNELAIVGWLLSKTDNCQVSSIQTYSNMITYRWLVVTESVDFYDCSTEDFECIYNELIELGKTEKAKNTIAGHIDDIHRYMVNIFNIEPIAPLSSATRAHHKTGYLSETMFQAVLTNAQNLKVAKDESEAIQLSLILAQRCGLRIGEIVKIRLRDVAQSSAYLEVRDNKYGNNKTSSALRRVLLNQLLTDSDMLLLKRVVIRRCQGTGDTLIASQSGRPYLSGEMSRILTDLIKGTTGLAYLTTHHLRHSCLTNFQLMSFLYDNSYRFDDYEHDSLQALKKLLPYDEDKAREILNYIETSIQYKKTYALAGIAGHASPSTTFASYVHLVDIELGLLLYHTNFMLQPEHSDVLDVPRRRKSELKNDPIALNGYFIKKIKLKPLMRPKIKSQLIDPVGVKHKKLKKYAFDEVRQVLNAYTKKGDYTHTELIDIFEIEPHVFDGWLSNAQLLRNHADFQTIHNKPRLFMSENSDQLLPTLDRFVEDRDLMKRMTNKFRELYKVDNKDFVNQFVLYTLKKSQYHKNHIGFNDSDILRDYLKTLLKLVYKKDIRLKIYNYEQANSDDLKQWRSNIKSFPKSQLEFVQQSSIQNVGAQYQKKIRVDLSLVSQTENDRIEKRTESDLPISAWTVRTLQIFCHYVFIMIGDLTPSNHPQ is encoded by the coding sequence GTGAATCAGCGTGCATCTGGTATTGAAAAGAGAGAGAAAAATAGAAGTGTAAATTTAGAAAAAAGCCGTAAACAAGCGCAACGTTTGGTTAAAAAGCACGTTGATTTTGATTTGATTACACAATCAGAAGATCAGCAAGAAGTTTTTAATATTATGTGGGAGAAGTTTGACAATGAATTAAAAAAACATAAAAGTTTTCGTAACTATCGCAGCTATGTCCACGGATATAACGAAGCCATCCGTTATTGCCAAGATTATATTGAAGATCATGACATCAATGTAGGCTTTCCAAAATATATTGTGGTCTCTGATCGACCAAAGAGTTTTCGTACTGAGTCATGGTTTATAGACGGACAAAAAATACTTAGATTTTATATTAACTGGATGGATGATCTAACTAATAAAAAACAACTTGTATTAGAAGATCTGATGTTGTCAATGATTTTTCATAGCGCAGTACTAAAAGCACCAGTATTACAGACCATTTTAAATAGCGTTATTGATGGTTCATTAAATATAGAAACTATTTTTGGTTTGCCTTCAATCAGTATCATAGTTGACGATACGACGTATCATACGAATACCATTATAGACTCAAAAGCGGTACATCAAGCTCGAGTATTTTTATCACCATTAACCGCACGATTAATCGACTTATACCATCAGCAACCAAAATTTGATCAAAAAACGACTGGTGCTGAAGTCAAGGACTTATATACCAGTCTACGAATGCGGCTATCGAATAGTCCGACTCCATTGGATATGAGGTTGAGCAATTTTTTGAGTGGGTCAATATATGTGTTGGAGGACTACCTTGGTATAGATATTCCTGAGCACACATGGTATCTGATTATTGGTGAGGAGCATACATACAGTCTACCAAGAGATAATTGGCAATCTATTATTTATAACATCAGTCATCACGCTGACATGCATTATGACTTAAAGCCCCATACATTAAACGTTAGCGTGACCAAAATCAAAAAACCTAATCACTCCATAGCTATAGAAATCGCAAAATTATTTAAAAGAAAAAAAGATCAAAAAGTCTCAAAAACTACGTTTACAGCAGACTTAGAGCAACTTTACCAAGGTTTGCTGTCTGATAGCGCCCCCTTGAATGAACTGGCTATTGTAGGATGGCTTTTGTCTAAAACTGATAACTGTCAAGTCAGTAGCATTCAGACCTATAGTAATATGATCACTTATCGCTGGTTAGTTGTAACTGAAAGTGTGGATTTTTATGACTGTTCTACTGAGGACTTTGAGTGTATTTATAATGAATTGATTGAACTTGGTAAGACTGAAAAAGCTAAGAACACCATAGCTGGTCATATTGACGACATTCATCGTTATATGGTTAATATTTTTAATATTGAACCCATCGCACCGCTATCTTCTGCAACTCGAGCGCATCATAAAACAGGCTATTTATCAGAGACCATGTTTCAAGCTGTTCTAACTAATGCTCAAAACCTTAAGGTAGCTAAGGATGAGTCAGAGGCGATACAGCTTTCATTGATATTAGCTCAACGCTGCGGGCTTAGAATAGGCGAAATAGTTAAAATCAGGCTAAGAGATGTCGCCCAGTCATCAGCTTATCTAGAAGTGCGTGATAATAAATATGGAAATAACAAAACCAGCTCTGCGCTACGGCGAGTACTCTTAAATCAGCTATTGACTGACTCAGATATGTTACTGCTTAAAAGAGTAGTAATCAGGCGGTGTCAAGGAACAGGAGACACTCTCATAGCTAGTCAATCTGGTAGACCTTATCTGTCAGGTGAGATGTCACGTATTTTGACAGACTTGATTAAAGGTACTACTGGTCTTGCATATTTGACAACACATCATTTAAGGCACAGCTGTCTGACCAATTTTCAGCTCATGTCTTTTTTATATGATAACAGCTATCGTTTTGATGATTATGAACATGACAGCTTGCAGGCGCTAAAAAAATTATTGCCCTATGATGAAGACAAGGCACGTGAAATATTGAACTATATCGAAACATCGATACAGTATAAGAAAACATATGCATTAGCTGGCATAGCGGGTCATGCAAGCCCAAGTACTACTTTCGCTTCTTACGTCCATTTGGTAGATATTGAGCTAGGGCTGCTTCTTTATCACACAAATTTTATGCTACAACCTGAACACAGTGACGTGCTAGATGTGCCTAGACGTAGAAAAAGCGAGCTTAAAAACGATCCGATTGCTTTGAATGGCTATTTCATTAAGAAAATAAAGCTCAAGCCGCTTATGAGGCCTAAAATCAAAAGCCAGCTTATAGACCCAGTAGGCGTAAAGCATAAAAAACTTAAGAAATATGCGTTTGATGAAGTACGCCAAGTTCTGAATGCTTACACGAAAAAAGGAGACTATACGCATACTGAGTTAATAGATATTTTTGAGATAGAACCGCATGTTTTTGACGGTTGGCTTAGTAATGCTCAGCTCCTTAGGAATCATGCTGATTTTCAAACCATCCATAATAAACCAAGATTATTTATGTCCGAAAATAGTGATCAGCTCTTGCCGACTTTAGATAGATTTGTTGAAGATAGAGACTTAATGAAGAGAATGACTAATAAATTTCGAGAATTGTACAAGGTGGATAACAAAGATTTCGTTAATCAGTTTGTGTTATATACGCTCAAAAAATCTCAATATCATAAAAACCATATTGGGTTTAATGACTCCGACATACTAAGAGATTATCTAAAAACTCTTCTAAAGCTAGTATATAAAAAAGACATACGCTTAAAAATTTATAATTACGAACAAGCAAATAGCGACGACTTAAAACAATGGCGTTCAAACATTAAAAGTTTTCCAAAATCTCAACTAGAATTCGTGCAGCAGAGTAGCATTCAGAATGTAGGTGCACAATATCAGAAAAAAATACGTGTTGATTTATCACTAGTTAGCCAAACCGAAAATGATAGGATTGAAAAAAGAACCGAGTCTGATCTGCCTATCAGTGCATGGACGGTAAGAACGCTACAAATATTTTGTCACTATGTATTTATTATGATTGGTGATCTTACACCAAGTAATCATCCTCAATGA